The Sardina pilchardus chromosome 24, fSarPil1.1, whole genome shotgun sequence nucleotide sequence GATGGGAGATTGTGAGTTCTTTTAGCATGGGATCAACATTTTTGTCTAGTGGTATTAAACATGTATAAGTACAAGTAAAATGTATATTGTATTTTATCTTGGTTCATTAGCTCCACCAGAGGTTCGTCTTTTTGCCAAAAGAAACGGATCTCCAGATACATTTCATTTGACCTGCATGGCCACAGGTTTCTACCCCAAAGAAATTGACATCACCATTCTGAAGGGAGAGGAGCCTGTAAAGAGAGGTCATATTAGGGATGTCTTGCCTAATGGCGATGGAACCCATCAGATCAAACTGAGTGTGACAGCCCAAAGGTCAGACATAAACAATTATGGATGTGTGGTGAACCACAGAACCCTGGAGGGACCAATTAAGACAGTTTGGGAATTGGGTAAGATTGTATTTTTTGGTTTAATCTTTACATTTTTATCTCATCAATGGCCCTTttgtcatgtttgtgttttctacCATCCATTTCTACCATAAATGAATTGAAATGCATTTTATATCGAATATGTCTGTCAACAAGCAATATCACTAGTGGATTATTCAAATGTATCGGCTCTGACAGTCTTTTGATATGTTAATAATGTTCTAAGTAAGCACATTTCTACTTTTTGTTACAGATGGAGAATATTTTGACTATACCCCTTCATtcttgactggaggcatagtggcaGCGATAGTTGGAGTGCTGATATTGCTGGGGATCTTGGGGGGCTTGGCTTTCTACAAAGGCATTATTGGTAAGCCATTATTGGTTCAGTCTCAGATTCATGGTAGTTTTTCAATTGCAAACATAAAGTGGACACTGTACTTTGTTAAGTATCCACTCTACATTTGTATGATTTTATCCTCTTTTACCATTATCTCCCAGTGTATGAAGATGGCCGTCTCAAATTACGTCTCGGTATGTATTCAGTATTAAAGGTGCTCTTTGTAAGATATTTATTGGAAAAAGTCATAAAATTACCATAGTATGCCATCAGAGAtgttaggatccaaacagagatgaatttaggaacgaccaaacacctccatgttttccctattacaaaacagttacacgagtagtcacacgaccaagtatggtgagacaaaataaaacgtggtgcaccgagtcgaagtgctcccaagtgttattccgccacacaatatagttatccctcttaacctgcttagaaatgcaccacgttttattttgtctcaccatacttggtcgtgttactactcgtgtaactgtattgtaATAGGGAatacatggaggtgtttggtcgcttctaacttcatctctgttttgatcctaatgaatgaactgggctagctaagagctatcaaagtagcgctgcGCGCCAGAGcgagtgagtgcatgcattgaaacgtgagaggtatgtatcaactcgtcttagttaagggaataacgtagtttaatatgaaaaaaacggtgaagtgttcctttaagattcTTTGGGAGTATGATCCCTGGAATACATTTCCCTTATTGATTATTCTTTAATATTGAACAGGTCAGAAGTCGCACATTTTGTCAAGCGTTGGTTTTAATACGTCTCATTACTTTTGGTTATGTACATCATCTGATGACGTATTGTGATAATATTAATGAAATGCTCTGATTTCTCAGGCCGTCAACCTCCAGCTGAACCTAgacctgcagctgcagctggagcTGCAGCAGAAGCACTATTGTTGGATAATGGACATGGTAATACAATTTCGTCTTGAGTATTTTTACTTTTGGTTATGTTATGTGTCCcttctgatacagtatgtgaactaTGGTTATATCATAAGTGAAATGCTCTAATTTCTCAGGCCCCCCACCTGTGATGGCATCAGTACCGCCtcctgtggaaaggcctttgcaGGGTAATGGACATGGTAGGACAGTTTGGTCCTAATAATTCTTTGACTATCATTACTTCCTGTGATGTTATTTTACTACTGTACATATTATGTTACAGTATTACTGCAAAAGATTCAGTGGATAGTATGTGTTGTAGTGAGTGTGGTTACGAAGTGACTGAGGCCGCAGCCTCCAAACTACTATGGCTAAGTTACGTTAGggtataatatactgtagctgaagcTCAGTCTGCAACATAACCTGAATGCAAAGTGTCATCTCGCTAACCTACTCACTGGCTTTACGTGGTGTAAAGACGCGGAAGTAGAACTTAcactgtgtgtgaatgcgaTGTGTGTCAGCTTGGCAGAGCACCAGTGAGAGGTCACTTACACGTGGCTCTCACTGCCCCATAGATGCTCTCCCAACACAACTTCTCAAGAGCCAAAGGGCTAATTCAGGTCCAAATTGACCTCATGAACATGCACCCAGAGTGTAGCACCGTAGCTGCCTGTCAGCTTTAGCTGTTAGCTGCAGTAACTCAAGCTAGGTAgagcagatgtttttttttgtttgtttgtttgtttttcatgaccTCACTGAAGCCTTTTCCAACCACGTGCCTAACCCATCCTTACAGTTATTACATTtggttatgttttgtttttcactcatttctctttttcatGTTGCAGTGAAGGGAGGCGACAATGCGGATTCTGGTAAGATGACTTTTTGGGAATGTTGAATTTTTTAGCACTTTCAGAATCTATGCTACAACACCGTTAACATTTTTTACCTGTTGTTTCAGGTAAAGGAAGTAGTAGTGGTTCATCTGACGGATCATCCAACAgcagcaatgaaaatgtttccaaACAAGGTAGACATTTTTACAGATTTGATGTGACAGCTCTATTGTACAAAGAGTAAAATCATTTGTACACATTTCAGGAGCGTTAAAATATTGTTAAATACTGTTGATggtgtttattgtcagtttggaCAGTTTAGGCGAAGTAGGAAGCAACGAtaggaatctctgatcaataTGATTGGTAAGGCTGGACCAATGTTTTCAAAGTTAGTGCCCGTAACAGTGCAAGTGTTAGAAACAAAAACTTATCATGAATCACCAGACTGCAttcactttgtgaatgagtCTGGATTTTTCCAGGCTAATTATTtataggagtttctcctaaattctcTGGTTAgaagctacttttagccttaagATTCTTTTAATATGGTTCCAGGAATACATTTCCCTTATTGATTATTCATTGTTATTGAATAGGTCAGAAGACGTACATTTTGTCAAACATTGGTTTTAATAAATCGTATTACTTTTGGTTATGTGCACCTTCtaatgatgtactgtactgtgttctctTTTTCATGTTGCAGCCAATGCGGATTCTTGTAAGATGACGTTTTGGTAACATTTCACCTTTTAGCACTTTCAAAATGTACATGTATGCCACAACGTTACTATCTTCTGCTTGTTGTTTCAGGTCAAGGAAGTAGTAGTGGTTCATCTGACGGATCATCCAACAgcagcaatgaaaatgtttccaaACAAGGTAGACATTTTTACAGATTAGAGATCTCTGTGGCTGCTCTATTATACAAAGGGTAAAATAATTTGTACACATTTGAGGAGCTTTAAAATGTTATCCATGAGCCACCTGCTGTAGAAATGCCTGACTTTTCACCATTGTCAGGAGTTCTACTGTGTTCTCTTACAAACACAAAACGAAACCTCATGGAATGTAGTTATGACCATTCATGAATTCTGTTATGCATGCATTCTTTAaggcagtgtttcccaacctttttccttgaaggcccccttgtctgtgtctaagacaagccagggtcCCCTTCTCAAACtcctacccgcatacacacacaagacattgttttattcaacaatcggggTCAATTACCAATGCCTTGCCTAAcccgacctgaaggttgcttacgcaagttcagaggtcagaggtaataaatagctaaATTAATTTAAATATGGAACAAACATATGAtttaatttggattatacagagtttttattatccaactgggtgtgtcgatgggattttatacattaaATTTGTCCAAATATTATTTTGGTAAACTCACAACCTAAGCCAAGGCAACATTGTGCGGACCCCATGCAATCTCTGGCACCCCTTTTGAGGTCCCcggaccccaggttgggaaccactgcttTAAGGCATCAGTTGTCCATTGTATCATTACATTTGTTTAGGTTTTCATTCAACTCTTGCTTTCATGTTGCAGGGAAGACAGTCAGCATTGATTCTGGTAAGATGACGTTTTGGTAACATTACACCTTACAGCACTTCAGAACCTTAACAAAGTTATCATCTTGCGTCTGTTGTTTCAGGTATAGGAAGTTCTGCACGTGTAGAACAATCCATCAACATCGCTGAAACATGAAACAACGGTAAACATTTTTGCAGATTTGATTAGATCTCCATGGCTGCTCTgttgtacatacagtaaaataattagcaacatacaaacacatcacCACTTCATAAAAATGAGCTGTTCATTAAACAGTATTATAGTGTAGTGAAACTCTCCTGTGTTTCTCACATCTACCACAATAACGTCATCCTGATAAAAGATGTCCATGTGAGAAGCCTGTCTGAACCTCAGTGAATGATGAGTGTAAATAACTCTCACCTCTCATCGGgagacatgtgtctgtgtgatttacaatttttgcctattgcttacacacgtttttcaaaattcaaaactctacacacagccaaCTAAGACATAGCTCTTTGAGATAAACAACTCACTTCTatggcaaaatgaaacactgcaatcaataCTCGACAATCATTTCTAAAAATTGTATTATTGCAAGAAAACCATGCATGCATGAATTACTTAGCAACATCCTGTTTTTATTGCCATTTTCTGAGACTCAGCCTTTTGTGAAACTCAAGAGTAGAATTTCTGCATTGCATCCGGAGAAAAGGGGCAAATACAAAACTGCACACTCATACTCAATGTGAAAGTACACTCTTGAACAGGTACACAGTAACTTACCTGAAGTATATTTGTAGTGCTAAGCCTcagactgattggtgttcagttttctcTAAGTGTtttcaggtatgtgtgtgggttttatCAATTCGAATTTAGTGTGTAAGCATTGGACAAAAACTTTCAAATAAAAACTTtgtattctttctttctatttttagGATGAAGCTCAAGAATGCCCCTACCAGCTATTGTCCAGAACGATCAAGTTACAAAAAAGTGTTTGATTTTGGGGGGGGGATTTTAGTAACTTTTCCTTGAAGTTACTATATTTTTACTAGTCATTTTACTGTATTGTTACTGTTGGTGCAGGTGCTGGGTAGCATGTGGTTTGGATTAGTAATTTGTTTATGATGGTATGCAAAAGATGATTAAGTTGTTAAGATTACTCCTCAACCTCTCTGTACATTGCCATCCATTTCTATTGTCCAGTGTTTAGGACTGACTGTTGAGTTAAGTCGAGTCGGCAGGTGAAAACCGTTTCCATGCACTGGCTAATTTCGAGATGTTGGGCTAGTTTGCTAAtatattctttcacactactccAACAACAAAGtctgatttacacatttaggtgtttatctcattatattttgtgtactCACGTCTATACATTTCTTCAAAATTCACTAAAAGTTCTAACATTTCATGCACTACCGCGACTG carries:
- the LOC134072796 gene encoding class I histocompatibility antigen, F10 alpha chain-like isoform X1, which gives rise to MKSFVELLTVCAILPICLAGQGDPERHSLYYVYTALSKAVNAPGIFEFTAMGLLDERKIDYYDSKHQVKVPQQDWMREKLPADYWEKGTQSRKSKEQWFKVNVNILMERMRQNQSDVHVLMWKHGCEADKMTDGSFKFVRGVDAYSYDSHDFLSFDDASMQWVAPVTEAVPTKQKWDGVPILNQYTKGYLEKECVDWLKTFSEYGVKAVAKMMGDSPPEVRLFAKRNGSPDTFHLTCMATGFYPKEIDITILKGEEPVKRGHIRDVLPNGDGTHQIKLSVTAQRSDINNYGCVVNHRTLEGPIKTVWELDGEYFDYTPSFLTGGIVAAIVGVLILLGILGGLAFYKGIIVYEDGRLKLRLGRQPPAEPRPAAAAGAAAEALLLDNGHGPPPVMASVPPPVERPLQGNGHVKGGDNADSGKGSSSGSSDGSSNSSNENVSKQANADSCQGSSSGSSDGSSNSSNENVSKQGKTVSIDSGIGSSARVEQSINIAET
- the LOC134072796 gene encoding class I histocompatibility antigen, F10 alpha chain-like isoform X3 yields the protein MKSFVELLTVCAILPICLAGQGDPERHSLYYVYTALSKAVNAPGIFEFTAMGLLDERKIDYYDSKHQVKVPQQDWMREKLPADYWEKGTQSRKSKEQWFKVNVNILMERMRQNQSDVHVLMWKHGCEADKMTDGSFKFVRGVDAYSYDSHDFLSFDDASMQWVAPVTEAVPTKQKWDGVPILNQYTKGYLEKECVDWLKTFSEYGVKAVAKMMGDSPPEVRLFAKRNGSPDTFHLTCMATGFYPKEIDITILKGEEPVKRGHIRDVLPNGDGTHQIKLSVTAQRSDINNYGCVVNHRTLEGPIKTVWELDGEYFDYTPSFLTGGIVAAIVGVLILLGILGGLAFYKGIIVYEDGRLKLRLGRQPPAEPRPAAAAGAAAEALLLDNGHGPPPVMASVPPPVERPLQGNGHVKGGDNADSGKGSSSGSSDGSSNSSNENVSKQANADSCQGSSSGSSDGSSNSSNENVSKQGIGSSARVEQSINIAET
- the LOC134072796 gene encoding class I histocompatibility antigen, F10 alpha chain-like isoform X2 — protein: MKSFVELLTVCAILPICLAGQGDPERHSLYYVYTALSKAVNAPGIFEFTAMGLLDERKIDYYDSKHQVKVPQQDWMREKLPADYWEKGTQSRKSKEQWFKVNVNILMERMRQNQSDVHVLMWKHGCEADKMTDGSFKFVRGVDAYSYDSHDFLSFDDASMQWVAPVTEAVPTKQKWDGVPILNQYTKGYLEKECVDWLKTFSEYGVKAVAKMMGDSPPEVRLFAKRNGSPDTFHLTCMATGFYPKEIDITILKGEEPVKRGHIRDVLPNGDGTHQIKLSVTAQRSDINNYGCVVNHRTLEGPIKTVWELDGEYFDYTPSFLTGGIVAAIVGVLILLGILGGLAFYKGIIVYEDGRLKLRLGRQPPAEPRPAAAAGAAAEALLLDNGHGPPPVMASVPPPVERPLQVKGGDNADSGKGSSSGSSDGSSNSSNENVSKQANADSCQGSSSGSSDGSSNSSNENVSKQGKTVSIDSGIGSSARVEQSINIAET